A segment of the Brevinematia bacterium genome:
GGGGTGGTCTTTCAGGTATAGCAAATGAACTCATAAACTCTGCTGATGATATATTAAACGGCATTTCTAAAGCTCTGATCATCATCCCAGAACCTACAACCTCGTGAAGCATTCCTAGACCTGAAGCCCTCAAGATGTCATCAGTAACTATCATCCACTCTTCGTCATAATAAGGAGAGACACTACCTCTAGGAACCCTTATTATATTGGACCTTGCTATAACTATAAAATTCCCATCAATCATTACACCTAAGTCTGCACAATAGCTTTTATCATATTCAGGAACGTTGATATACCAATTGTTCGTATAGTCGTTTACATAAACATCAAAGAAAGAATTTGCGTTAAGACCATTAAATATGCTTTCAACTCCTGTAATATCATAAACTCTGACTACCAACTGCTTGCCATGCTCTCCTCTAGGAAGAAGTCCCAGCTCTTCTCTTTTTTGGTGAGAAATTTCCCAATACACATGTGTCCAGTATGGATCTTGAACCAGAAATACTATTTTTGTCTCTCCATACTCATGAGGAAGCTCCCTTGAAGGTTCAACAATATATACGATTCCTGTTTCACGCTCATAAACTTGTGGCGATGAAACAACTGTCTCAATAGAACGCTCTATTTGCTCTAGTATTTTCTTCGTCTTGGATCTGCAAGAAGACCTCTCCTTACCCTTAGCTGAAACCTTTGCTTTCTCTCCCTTCTCTAAAAGGCTAACTATATCAGATTTCTTCATTTTAGAATTGACACTAAACCCTCTCTCCTTTGCAACCTTTAGTAGCTCTTCCTTAGTCATTGAAGAAA
Coding sequences within it:
- a CDS encoding DUF4912 domain-containing protein codes for the protein MKDFSSMTKEELLKVAKERGFSVNSKMKKSDIVSLLEKGEKAKVSAKGKERSSCRSKTKKILEQIERSIETVVSSPQVYERETGIVYIVEPSRELPHEYGETKIVFLVQDPYWTHVYWEISHQKREELGLLPRGEHGKQLVVRVYDITGVESIFNGLNANSFFDVYVNDYTNNWYINVPEYDKSYCADLGVMIDGNFIVIARSNIIRVPRGSVSPYYDEEWMIVTDDILRASGLGMLHEVVGSGMMIRALEMPFNISSAEFMSSFAIPERPPQKKGFWLEVHTELTVYGQTEPDATVTIFGEKIKLDKDGKFYLKMYLPDGIRNIPIVGTSSDGTHTISVIPIVEKKTERYEDIKK